From the genome of Salvia splendens isolate huo1 chromosome 7, SspV2, whole genome shotgun sequence:
ATGGTGGTCCACAATTAACATACATTTCATTATCTTCTACCTGCAAAACATGAAATATACTATAAATAGACTTCAGCTCAAGTATACAAAATAACGTGGAAGAAATGATGGTTGGATAAATTGATCAGATATTTCATTAATGCTGAAAAGAATATCAAATTTACCTCAGGAATTGTTACTCCACACCGAGAAAGTAAATCATAAGCATTTCGCATCATGTCCAATAGTGCACCATCTGGAGTCTGATATGACAAGTTGGTGTAAGAGTGCTTTAAGCTTAtagtgaaatataaataaataaattcatcaTGACCACTTAATAAGCAGTTTTTTTGACAAACGAGCTCATTGCATGCTGATTTGAATTTATAGCAGAGACAAAAGTGCACAAATATAACTGATATACAAAACAAACATATTACATTTAAGAAGACAGTAAGACATGATCATGGAAAACTATTAAGAGAAAATCTTCTTATTGGCATTTTTAGTTAACAATAAAAGCAAGCATGACCTGGTTTGtgaaaaaatcacaaaaaacatCTGTCCGCGAAAGGATAAGTATCAAAAGTTCATCAATTTAGACCTGGTGCAGAGACTTATCAGTATGGCGCCTTTTCTTCTTAGCAGAAGATGTGACCTTTCTTCTTTCAGTATATACAATGAAGGTATCTAGATCATctgaaaataataatttttcatGGTCAGCGCAAAATTCATACAACAATTCCTAAAGAACTTGCAATATGCCGTACATACGACCAGACCTTCAACACCTTTATAACATCGAGAAGAATATCTGTTGGTGAAATGATCAGCGATATTTTGCATTGTACATTCCAGACGGCCTCCGGGGACACTACCACatatcaaaacatgaagaacaCTTCAGTGAATTATCACCATGCATATCAATAGACATGATAAAATAACACAAATCATATGTTATATGAAGCTATGGCTTATAACAACTCCCCAGAGTACTTCATTACAGACAAGTGAAATCGTGATCCATAGACACAGTCAACTTTAATAAGAGACAAAATGAGAAAAggttattaaaaatgaaaacctAGTTGATAGCTGATTTTATTGTTAGAATGTATATATTGTGTACATCTTCCAGCAGCTTTTAGCCTGAAGTAGACCAAAATGTTTCAATCCAGTTTCAAGTTCTACTAGTATTTATGACCTGACTGTGATGAACTTcatgatttctttttctttacttaAAATTTCTCATATAGATGACATATTTCAATGTTTTTCATTTGGAGTTCATGTATAAAGTGAtgaaacaaatgaaaatttCTGAATAAATTTTACGCAGATCTTCTACTTACACAAAGAGGGGTATCATATTTTTTAAGGatctatataaaaaaaatagtccatcttttaatgtcaaaatattAGGGAACAAAATCACTTCAACTCCCCTTTCATCTTCAGAATTTTCTCCGTGATATTCAGTGTTTTATTAATAAGATCCCAGGTAGAATCACAACATCAGCGGAAAGTATTGAGACAATATTTTAACAAATGTTGAATTGACAGCCATGTCATGGTGTAGATTAAATCATAAGTAGTTTAACTTGAGTGAAGATTCCTAGGCTTTACCAGTGTTTGATTCCAAATTGATCCATATATGTGATTGACTTTTTAATATTAAGCACCATCCCCGGCAAACTTCTCTCGTCTGTACTTGATCCAATAAGCTCTGCAGAAGCTAAATCCACGTAAAGTATATTTGTGTTGGCAGGGAACTGTGCCTGTAAACTTCACACAAGGAAGACAATGCAAATTAGAATTCTGTTCAAGAAAAATATGGAAGTTGTGACATTTTAAAAAAAGGCGAGCATGAGAAAGATCATGGCTAGTGAGTGAGAGTCCATCATGATCCATGACAAGCAATATAGGCCAATGGATGTGGATGTGGATGTGCATATGCATGGCCTTTTATCCTACTGACGGTGCATACAAATTCACAATAATTACATGCTGCAGTCCTAAATTACACAAAGGTACAATCAGAGATAGGGTGCTAATTACATTCTACAGATCATCTGAAATGGTCAATCCGTGGCTTTAAAGTCACACAAATTATGTCCAAAaggcaaaattgataaaaactCGAAGCTTTAATTGTTGATCATGATAAAAAGATAAGGTGGTTCGTGGTTGAAATAACAGATAATGAAATagcatgaagaagaagagaaagtaCCTGCCGGGAGAATAGGGATCGACACTGATTCCAAATTTTTCGAACTCCGTGTATTCGATACATGAGAAACCATATGCCCATTTATCATCTAAGTTCTTCTTCTCAATTAGGACATTGATGCCTTCTGTTGCCCCAGGATTTCGTTTACATGAGGCAAATCCCAATTTCTGAAAAGATAGAAATTCATCTAAAAATTTAGCTGTAAAGGGTATCCAGCTTCTTCCTAGCTTTGCTATAGACAAATTTGATCACGTACACACACAAATAGAAGTCCAAAGATTCATGCAGCATATGTTGTACAACAAGAACCCAACCCTAAAAGTGTACCCCGTCATTCAATGGCGGATGATGAAGATCTCAACCACCATTTTTGTTATGTACATAGTAGTGATTATTAGAGCAACTCATCATACAGCTATGTATGAAAGACAAATATAGAGCCAATAGAAAAATCACTAAAGGAGTAATAAGATGAATATAATCCATAATTTAGTtgcatattttataatttattccgTCTAAGACACTTAGTAAAGGTATATGGCACTCTTTTATGTTTCACTCGCTCACCAAACCCACTGTTAGCGACAAACCTTCACATAATTCAACTACATTTAACGGACTCATGAAGTAGACCACAGTTAGAATTCATGTTCTTGCCTTTCTATGGTGCAAACCAATTCCAGCCAAAGCCAATAGAGTTACATCCGTAGCAGCTACAACATTACTGTAAAACCCCAATATTAGTACATTAtccaataaaaagaaaataaataagaatgGACTGACCTGATTTGTCTAACAGTAACTCCTTTCCTTGCATGACTCCGAAACCATTTAAAAACCCCTTTATCATGGGCCAATTTCCATATCACACCATGACCTCCAGGTTTACATACGGGCTCAAGAGGTcttttgacaatccaatggccATCTTCAGCAGCAATAGTGGGAACAAGTGGCTACAATGGGCAGCAAATTACATAACATTTCTACTAATAAAGAAATTTATTTGATAAGTATGAATATCAGAAATATGTTAGCACCAAATTAAAACCTGTTCAAAGAGTTGAAAATTCGACCTTCCCCGTCCAAACCATCCAAGCCTTTCACAAAGATTAGTAATGTGTTCATGGTTGTTTTTCGCAGAGCTTGTCATAATTGCAACAGGAGTGATGCATTGTTTCTTATACAACTTGAAGTACAAGAACTCTCTAGCCTTGCAGAATAGAAATTTCCAATTAAAATACAATCGATGTATTTTTCATCCCTTTGgaccattgtgattcacaaacATCTTTTTGTTTCATCAACACAAACAGAATTATATGTGGTTGATATATTGAGCCAGCATACCTGAAGATCTCTTATAAGGCCTTCCAACAAAGTTCTCCCACAGTAAGGAAGCATTGCAGCAGGAAGACATTCACCAGTTTCAGGGTCCACCAGGCCAAGCCTATCTGCCGACCCTCCTAGAGGATAAATTTCTCCCAAGTCAGGCAAACCCTGGAAATGGGTTAAAAATGTAAAACCAAAGAAACAAAATCCAGAAATTTATCCCCcttgaaaagaaaaatataatgatCTGACCTCAATCCCCCAAAAAGCAGCTTGAGATGCATATTCAGTGTTTTCAGAAAGATCAAGAACAGAGGGCGGATGAATTTCCACAAATTGACGTCTCAACGACATAGCTGTTTGGCCATTCCAATGGGTGGTATGCCCTTCCTGAGTAGATTGAGCAAGCAGCTCTAACACTGAAATCTGATATCTAAAATGGGAACACGTGCTTAGGAGTAACATCTACTTACTAAATTTGATATGGAAATGGAATTTCTTTAAAACATCAAAATAAAAAGTTGGTAGGCACAATTTCACAAACTAGGAACATATATCCTTGTTTGACCCTAAGGATGTAATTGCCACAATAAAACAGTGGAGAAACCAAAAATCACGAAAGCTAATAATAACATTATAAGCCTCTTGATGAGCTGCCATTATCTCAATCCAAAAAAACTATAATCCTCTTTTTTATTTACCATATTTGTTGATCCAATCTCAGTGAGCGATTGCAGAGTTGAAAGAAACATAGATTGCATTTTCAAAGTATCAAAGCTTCCAAGTAAAATTAATGATCACAAGTACTAACCCGATTATTCCACCAATACAATCATAGAAGTGCTCGACTTCACCAAGCATCTTCAGCAGAGACCTCAACGCCGCCCTCTTTTCTTGGCCCACACGTTGACTTCCAACACCACCATCCCCATCCCAATTCTCAATCATCTCCGCCAATCCATAGAGCGCGCTTTTGAGAGAAGTCATCCCCATTTGAATCTCTCCGCTCTCAAAATCAGCCAAGACGTGCTCCTGCCCCGCCGCCGCCACACATTTA
Proteins encoded in this window:
- the LOC121742047 gene encoding UTP--glucose-1-phosphate uridylyltransferase 3, chloroplastic-like; the protein is MARTNYSVLPNNNPLFTFNSRPSNSLFFFSNNYISLHSNYSLSSSNHLHLLTHSSSAPIPRVSTASVEHAPPPDLSFYQEIARLKRLSEFLSGCRTFTDKLRVIDSDSRVKSFLKSWRIRFAGVSLSDRELFLLKCVAAAGQEHVLADFESGEIQMGMTSLKSALYGLAEMIENWDGDGGVGSQRVGQEKRAALRSLLKMLGEVEHFYDCIGGIIGYQISVLELLAQSTQEGHTTHWNGQTAMSLRRQFVEIHPPSVLDLSENTEYASQAAFWGIEGLPDLGEIYPLGGSADRLGLVDPETGECLPAAMLPYCGRTLLEGLIRDLQAREFLYFKLYKKQCITPVAIMTSSAKNNHEHITNLCERLGWFGRGRSNFQLFEQPLVPTIAAEDGHWIVKRPLEPVCKPGGHGVIWKLAHDKGVFKWFRSHARKGVTVRQISNVVAATDVTLLALAGIGLHHRKKLGFASCKRNPGATEGINVLIEKKNLDDKWAYGFSCIEYTEFEKFGISVDPYSPGSLQAQFPANTNILYVDLASAELIGSSTDERSLPGMVLNIKKSITYMDQFGIKHCVPGGRLECTMQNIADHFTNRYSSRCYKGVEDDLDTFIVYTERRKVTSSAKKKRRHTDKSLHQTPDGALLDMMRNAYDLLSRCGVTIPEVEDNEMYVNCGPPYLILLHPALGPLWEIISQKFVGGSIAKGSELQIEVAEFLWRNVQLDGSLVVLAENIVGSTKTNEIGEALLQYGRRCARCKLENVKVLNDGINWNSGDNSYWKHDMQRFEALKVILHGNAEFEARDVVIQGNYTFDVPDGHKLEITPGVSGLDIQLKPIEAELMDSGTWFWNYKTRGRHIELELIEI